The sequence CAATCCGTGAACCTCGAAGTTTATAATTCCGGTAGATATCTACTTCAGCATTTGATCTAATTGGTTTCTGAAGCTGATGTTGTGTTGATCTCTATGTAGTAATCAATGGTGGGGCTTTCTATTGGGGAGCAACACTTTGTTAAAGGTGGGATTGCTCAAGATCTTCGAACTGATGGTCGCAAAAGATTGACTTACCGACCTATCTATGTTGAAACTGGTGTAATTCCGCAGGTAACTGTATATCTCAGAGAGCTCCTCTGCTTCTCAATTTTGCTTCCTAGTTGTTTAAACAGATAtgcttctttctcttgtttttgttggctctAGGCTAATGGTTCAGCGAGAGTTAAGATAGGTGGAACCGATGTGATTGCTAGTGTAAAGGTGCGTACTTTCTTTGTTCCCTACTGTCATTGTTGCAGGGGAAGTGTTACTGTTCTATTGTAAATGTCACCCAGTAATATTGTGCAATTGCAGGCTGAAATTGGGAGGCCAAGTTCGCTCCAACCCGATAAAGGAAAGGTTGCAGTTTTCATTGATTGCAGTCCAACAGCAGAACCGACATTTGGGGTGAGCTTTTTTCTATGATACTGCCTGGTTTTGGTTCTATCAAGCACTTGTCACATCTGTTCTCTTGGTGTTTCTCTTACTATTTGAACTGAGATTTTGTATATCAGAGCTTTTCTTTGGATTTCCCAAACTCAATGCTGCTAAGGTCTCTACGAGGCTAATTCTTTGTGACCTTATTGTTGCTTAGGGGAGAGGAGGTGAGGAATTGTCTTCTGAGCTTGCTTTGGCTCTTCAAAGATGTCTTCTGGGTGGGAAAAGTGGAGCAGGTATGCAATCATGTTCGTTTTATCTGTGGTGCATTGTTACGCTTTCAGTTTGTAATGTTTATGGCACTTCATTTTTGGTAACAGGAGCTGGAATAAATTTATCTTCGCTTTtaataaaagaaggaaaagttTGCTGGGACCTTTATATCGATGGCCTTGTCATTAGTTCAGATGGGAATCTATTGGATGCCCTGGGTGCTGCTATTAAGGTAATTCTTGTGATATGTGTTTGGTTTTCTCTCTTAACCCTTAGTCCCAGGTTTAATTGCAAATGGTAATGAGTAAATAATACACATCAATCAGGATTAAGAGAAAGGAAAGGCCTCAGAATGTAGGAAAAAAGAATGGGAGCAGGTCTTTCATTAAAATATCGTAGATTAGTTCAATCTATTTGGATTAAGTGGTTTTGTAGCTTTATGATATGTTGCAAATTGATAGTTTAATAAACCCAAAAGTCATCTTTCCTCAAGGCTGAATGCATGCTTTAATGCACTTGTTGACTAATGCTCCTGCAGGCTGCTTTAACCAACACGGCCAtcccaaaagtcaatgtttcaGCTGAAGTAGCAGATGATGAGCAACCAGAGATTGACATAAGCGACGAAGAGTATCTACAATTTGACACTTCCAGTGTTCCGGTCATAGTCACgttaacaaaagtaaatcaCATCTCAGATCTCTTGATTCACATAGACATCTCCTTAGGTTAAATTTCACTAGTCTTGTGCCATCCATGTAAAAAATGCATATCCATGGTTTTCCCAGGTGGGAATGCATTACATAGTTGATGCAACAGCAGAAGAGGAGTCTCAGATGAGCTCAGCTGTATCTATATCTGTGAACCGGGTAGGCCATATATGTGGGTTAACCAAACGAGGCGGGTGTGGCTTAGACCCGAGCGTCATCCTTGACATGATCTCTGTGGCCAAGCATGTGACGGAGACTCTAATGAGCAAACTTGATTCAGAGATTTCAGCTGCAGAGGCCTGCGAAGACGAATCTTGACTTTGGGTTTCATATTGAATCTTGACTTGATGAAGTCAGAACAGATTAGCTAATCAAAGTCCTTTTTCCTCTGTTTAGTGTCCGATGCTTTGTCTTGTGTGTTAGAAAAGGTGTTATATCTTTTTGCCATAGTAGTAAACATTATATCACGTTCGTTAAAAGAAGGGAGTTCCTACTTACTACTTGTGAATGCATTGTGTTTCTTGGATCTCTCTATTTAAAgtgaaaagacaaaacaagttacaaaaggatttgtgatattttgggaggagaaaagagagatgagatgagGTCAGCAGAAGATTGAATGGACttggaaagaagagaagattggTGGTCCATGATTGAGCTCAAAGGTCAAATGTGTGTGTGAGCAGTGTTGGTCACGTGTATCTCAACTTTGGGTTTTGTAATATGACTTGGAAACAATCAACTGTTTTTATGCAAAACTCCCAATTTAACCATTTGTTTCCCGTCTTCATATCTTCGTTTCACTCACTCTTTGGTTACACTTACAGCTGACGAAGTCAATTTGGTAAGTCGTTTACAGAAAAGGAGCAAAAAATATGTAGAAGAGAGATTCCAAATATAAAACGAATGAAAgtgtatctttttatttttcaattagtTAAGCTTATTTACATTTGCAATTTTTGCCTATAAATCGTTATTATAGTCTAGTCACAATTAAAATGGATTTCTAACAATAGTACTAAATAGTagtttgaagaagatgatgatttgtttctctttattgtTAGTGTCCACTAGctcaaattttgtttcattattggaaaaaaaaaagagtcaaaagctatattatcttattatataaagtttgatgtcaaaattactcaaTAACAAGATCAATATaagtgtcaattgtatcattaaGATGATGACatatgtcaattctaaatttattaaaagaaaaattaaatgtaaaaatttaacCCCTACcataaaatcttatataaaaagtaaagcctaattttatttaaaatcttaaaaaaaaaccgttGTAAAtttccaaatgtaaaacaaaagttttgtttttaataggttaaaaatattaaaaggcaattatacgaaaattataaaatttaaacaactttaaaatttagaaaagatcattataagaaaactatatatatatatatatcataaaattcaaaattataatattttttacttattttaattttaagttgctaattttacaagaaaaaggagtactttttatataagataaacaaatgattgtgaaaattatacaattaattaatgtttctaaaaaaatgtaaatactcacttttacataaaaaaaagattgttaaagtaaaataaaaataaaaaaatcgtctcatatttttttcaccaatcaaataatttattcaaaatattacaattataatatataagatacGAGTATGTAAGGTTAACGTATgtatttttgtaactataaaaatgttaaagtgaagagacatataataggttatttaatgtgttcataaggacaatttgttggtaatagtaaagactaaaaattatattttaagactaaaatatatttctgtGTACCAATACACTTTcagtggtaatgtagatagtagatttgtaaatagatatacattattgtattatatcaacaaaaaagaaagaactatTTTcaataactaaaagtttatctctttacttttatacattgtttttacttacgaaaattaaatatatattctttgttaaatttaattttattttaataattttgaactcatctacaacttttttgctttaactaaaagtgtatctatttactttttttcaaccaaaaaataagttaaaagGAAGTTCTTCGGTTAGTTGCCTAAGCCGGAGGGAagaggtttacaaaagaaacttcagagataagagagtGTGAAGCACATGTAAGACAATCCGCCTTCAAATTTGACGcatgcgggatccaagagatggagaatagtgggaaggactccagcgagcaggttggagaaagaCGGCCAATTTTCAGGGGACTGCACCATAGTGaataactcagcacaatcagtctcgaaatgttgacaagcgatccctaCAACACGTATCCGCTtcatggcccacaacaacgcttctaactcatGAATGCAAGGGAGGGGGTTtgtcttagacacttggcccccaacagcaaggttcgctcctcaccaacgcaacaccaccagcccaatcctgaatgcacattggttgcttttcaagaaccatcaatctaacaacaaggtgaagaaacctaAACATCTGAAGACaaagatggagctgacatgacagCCGTAAAAAAGAGCACCTCTTCTCAGGCTAACTTATTGCCCAAAGCTGAGCAATTGTATCATTCtcctcgatctctaaaccttgaaaaacttttttatttatggccttccagattgcctataaaattcatggtaattgaagaagttgatcaggatcaccctatTGAGAGGCATCcctccaaaaaacaaaattcaaatttgagtacaccgactcatatggaaaactcTCTGACGAGACCGAAGTCGgagataaatcctaaacttcacacgagcaaggacattaaaagaaaacgtgattaatagtcTTAACTGTAGAATACTTTTTATACGAAATATCGCATTGAACACCTCAgtgtatttatttacttttatagataatttttacttactaaaaatatttattttatattttttattaattttttttacccgCACATCGAAAGTTCCTAATCTAGAGTTTGGTAAACTTAGAAAGAGATTAAACTTTTATATCTTGTGGGTAAATAATACGTACGTGTAAAAAGGAagatatatatttccaaaaaaaaaggaaaaatagaaaaagattaTATACTAAAAATGGTCGTGGTACGGAAGAGACGGTGGCGCGTGGAGGCGGGAGAGGAGCGTGtgtaaattagaaaaaagagagtaaaagagccaaaagagaaaaagagaaaaaaaaagcacactTTCACTTCGTGGACCCATTTGTCCCTCTCatcctctccttctctcttgCTCTCCTTCGAACCCtagacaaacaaaaatcacGCATTTTGCACTGTAAGTTCGCTGAATCccgttcttctctctctctctctcNNNNNNNNNNNNNNNNNNNNNNNNNNNNNNNNNNNNNNNNNNNNNNNNNNNNNNNNNNNNNNNNNNNNNNNNNNNNNNNNNNNNNNNNNNNNNNNNNNNNNNNNNNNNNNNNNNNNNNNNNNNNNNNNNNNNNNNNNNNNNNNNNNNNNNNNNNNNNNNNNNNNNNNNNNNNNNNNNNNNNNNNNNNNNNNNNNNNNNNNNNNNNNNNNNNNNNNNNNNNNNNNNNNNNNNNNNNNNNNNNNNNNNNNNNNNNNNNNNNNNNNNNNNNNNNNNNNNNNNNNNNNNNNNNNNNNNNNNNNNNNNNNNNNNNNNNNNNNNNNNNNNNNNNNNNNNNNNNNNNNNNNNNNNNNNNNNNNNNNNNNNNNNNNNNNNNNNNNNNNNNNNNNNNNNNNNNNNNNNNNNNNNNNNNNNNNNNNNNNNNNNNNNNNNNNNNNNNNNNNNNNNNNNNNNNNNNNNNNNNNNNNNNNNNNNNNNNNNNNNNNNNNNNNNNNNNNNNNNNNNNNNNNNNNNNNNNNNNNNNNNNNNNNNNNNNNNNNNNNNNNNNNNNNNNNNNNNNNNNNNNNNNNNNNNNNNNNNNNNNNNNNNNNNNNNNNNNNNNNNNNNNNNNNNNNNNNNNNNNNNNNNNNNNNNNNNNNNNNNNNNNNNNNNNNNNNNNNNNNNNNNNNNNNNNNNNNNNNNNNNNNNNNNNNNNNNNNNNNNNNNNNNNNNNNNNNNNNNNNNNNNNNNNNNNNNNNNNNNNNNNNNNNNNNNNNNNNNNNNNNNNNNNNNNNNNNNNNNNNNNNNNNNNNNNNNNNNNNNNNNNNNNNNNNNNNNNNNNNNNNNNNNNNNNNNNNNNNNNNNNNNNNNNNNNNNNNNNNNNNNNNNNNNNNNNNNNNNNNNNNNNNNNNNNNNNNNNNNNNNNNNNNNNNNNNNNNNNNNNNNNNNNNNNNNNNNNNNNNNNNNNNNNNNNNNNNNNNNNNNNNNNNNNNNNNNNNNNNNNNNNNNNNNNNNNNNNNNNNNNNNNNNNNNNNNNNNNNNNNNNNNNNNNNNNNNNNNNNNNNNNNNNNNNNNNNNNNNNNNNNNNNNNNNNNNNNNNNNNNNNNNNNNNNNNNNNNNNNNNNNNNNNNNNNNNNNNNNNNNNNNNNNNNNNNNNNNNNNNN comes from Camelina sativa cultivar DH55 chromosome 19, Cs, whole genome shotgun sequence and encodes:
- the LOC104764502 gene encoding exosome complex component RRP42; amino-acid sequence: MVGLSIGEQHFVKGGIAQDLRTDGRKRLTYRPIYVETGVIPQANGSARVKIGGTDVIASVKAEIGRPSSLQPDKGKVAVFIDCSPTAEPTFGGRGGEELSSELALALQRCLLGGKSGAGAGINLSSLLIKEGKVCWDLYIDGLVISSDGNLLDALGAAIKAALTNTAIPKVNVSAEVADDEQPEIDISDEEYLQFDTSSVPVIVTLTKVGMHYIVDATAEEESQMSSAVSISVNRVGHICGLTKRGGCGLDPSVILDMISVAKHVTETLMSKLDSEISAAEACEDES